A window of Leptolyngbya sp. FACHB-261 genomic DNA:
GTGCTTGCTGCTGCTGGCTTAATTTTAGTAACTGGACAATGGTGGCCTGATTTAGTAGTTGGTTTGGGGCTAACTTTTCTGTTTGCCAAAAGTTCTTGGAGCGTACTTCGCAATGCCTGGAGCCAACTGAAGCTTGCCTGACTTGATTTTTTCGCTTGCTCTATTCATCTCTATTCATCTCGATAAAGGTTTTACTTATGTCCGCTCAGCGCCAGAGTCATCATGATCATGACCATCATCACGGGCATGGCCATCACCACGGGCACGGCCATCATGGGCATGGGCATGGAGTGGCTGATTATAGTCGGGCTTTCGCGATTGGCACTGCGCTCAATTTAGGGTTTGTTGTCGCTGAGGCGAGTTATGGCTATGTGGCGCACTCGCTGGCTTTGGTGGCTGATGCGGGTCATAACTTGAGCGATGTTTTGGGGCTGTTGTTAGCTTGGGGCGCAAGTTCTTTAGCTCGCCAACCGCCAACTCACCGTTATACCTATGGGCTGCGGAGTTCTTCAATTTTGGCGGCTTTGATTAATGCTGCGGTGCTCTTGTTAGCGATGGGGGCGATTGCTTGGGAGGCGGTTCGACGCTTTCAGGAGCCGGGACCAGTGGCCGGGACGACGGTGATTGGGGTGGCAATCGTAGGCATTGCGATTAATACAGCTACGGCCTTGATGTTTGTGTCGGGGCGCAAGCATGATTTGAATTTGCGTGCCGCGTTTATGCATATGGCTGCGGATGCGCTGGTGTCGGTTGGGGTAGTTTTGGCTGGCCTTGCTATTTTGCTGACGGGTTGGCTGTGGTTTGACCCGGTGGTGAGTTTGATTATTGTTGCGGTGGTTGTGTTTGGCACCTGGCAGTTGCTCAAAGATTCAATCAATCTGGCT
This region includes:
- a CDS encoding cation diffusion facilitator family transporter; translated protein: MSAQRQSHHDHDHHHGHGHHHGHGHHGHGHGVADYSRAFAIGTALNLGFVVAEASYGYVAHSLALVADAGHNLSDVLGLLLAWGASSLARQPPTHRYTYGLRSSSILAALINAAVLLLAMGAIAWEAVRRFQEPGPVAGTTVIGVAIVGIAINTATALMFVSGRKHDLNLRAAFMHMAADALVSVGVVLAGLAILLTGWLWFDPVVSLIIVAVVVFGTWQLLKDSINLALDAVPGGIELMAVRTYLEQRPGVCQVHDLHVWAMSTTETALTAHLVMPDGHPSDAFLMQVCRELQDQFGIGHSTLQVETGDEQHPCVLEPDHMV